The region ACTTGGTGTTAATTATAAAAGATTCAGCAAAAATCCTGTTTTTGGAAAAAACATTCTTCTTCGTTCTAATACTATTATCTATAATGATGTGGTTATGGGAGATGATTTTAAAACTGGTCATAATGTAGTAATCAGGGAAAATACTGATATTGGTGATGATGTTTTAATTGGGACTAATAGTGTTATTGAAGGGAATTGTAAGATTGGATCTAATGTTAGAATACAATCTAATGTTTATATACCTACTAATAGTGTTATTGAAGATAATGTATTCATTGGTCCTTGTGCTTGTTTTACAAACGATCGTTATCCTGTTAGAGTAGAATATGATTTAAAAGGTCCTCAAATTAGGAAAGGAGCTTCTGTTGGAGCTAACACTACATTTCTTTCTAATATTGAGGTTGGTGAAGGAGCTATTGTTGCTGCTGGGGCTGTTGTTACAAGAACTGTGCCTCCGTTCTATTTAGCTATTGGTGCACCAGCTAAGATTAAACCATTACCTGAACATTTAAGAGTTCCTAATATTCTTTAATAATATGCAAAAGTATATATAATATGAATAATATAATGTTGTTATATAATCTTAAAGATATATGATATTAAATTTAATATTTTAAATTTTTTTAAATATAAAATTTTTTAAATCTAATATTATAAATAAACTTTATTTTTTATTAATGAGATAAAAATTCTTATAAGTAATAAAAACTTCGTTTTTAATCTTATAAAATCATAGATTTTATAAATATGAAGTTTTACTTTTTTAAAAGTTTGTAAAGTAAGAATTTTTATCTGATTAATAGAATAGAGAATACTCGCTATTTAGATATTATTTTAATCTTTATAAAATTGTTCTTTTATAAAATTATGTTTATATAAAATGAATTT is a window of Methanobrevibacter arboriphilus JCM 13429 = DSM 1125 DNA encoding:
- a CDS encoding acyltransferase, with the protein product MASLLGIFNNDNDEFYQKLAKENIKLGVNYKRFSKNPVFGKNILLRSNTIIYNDVVMGDDFKTGHNVVIRENTDIGDDVLIGTNSVIEGNCKIGSNVRIQSNVYIPTNSVIEDNVFIGPCACFTNDRYPVRVEYDLKGPQIRKGASVGANTTFLSNIEVGEGAIVAAGAVVTRTVPPFYLAIGAPAKIKPLPEHLRVPNIL